In Fundulus heteroclitus isolate FHET01 chromosome 16, MU-UCD_Fhet_4.1, whole genome shotgun sequence, a single genomic region encodes these proteins:
- the LOC118556547 gene encoding apoptosis regulator BAX-like — translation MAEGGGGDQGNTPPDPIVEVGAVLLKDFIYERIQRHVDGDAVVTREQLGAKELCDPNHKKLAQCLQQIGDELDGNLELQRMINDSALIPTKDVFFKVACQIFSDGRFNWGRVVALFYFACRLVIKALITEIPEIIRTIINWTIDYLRNNLINWIREQGGWEGIRSYFGSSTLQTLGVFLAGVLTTVIVIRKM, via the exons gAAATACACCGCCGGATCCCATTGTGGAAGTAGGAGCCGTGCTGTTAAAGGA TTTCATCTACGAGCGGATTCAACGGCATGTAGATGGCGACGCTGTCGTGACCAGGGAACAGCTGGGCGCAAAGGAGCTGTGTGACCCAAACCATAAGAAGCTCGCTCAGTGTCTTCAGCAGATCGGAGATGAACTGGATGGAAACCTTGAGCTACAAAG GATGATCAATGACTCTGCCCTCATCCCAACAAAAGACGTGTTCTTTAAAGTCGCCTGTCAGATCTTTTCTGACGGTAGATTCAACTGGGGTCGAGTGGTTGCTCTATTTTACTTTGCCTGTCGTCTTGTCATAAAA GCCCTTATAACTGAAATCCCTGAAATCATCAGAACAATTATCAACTGGACTATAGACTACCTCCGGAATAATTTGATCAACTGGATAAGGGAGCAAGGCGGCTGG gAGGGTATTCGTTCCTACTTCGGGTCGTCCACATTGCAGACCTTAGGGGTTTTCCTGGCTGGTGTTCTTACCACCGTTATAGTCATACGCAAGATGTGA